The proteins below are encoded in one region of Oreochromis niloticus isolate F11D_XX linkage group LG6, O_niloticus_UMD_NMBU, whole genome shotgun sequence:
- the LOC100695428 gene encoding lipopolysaccharide-induced tumor necrosis factor-alpha factor homolog, whose amino-acid sequence MEKGQAPNTDLPAPPYPGPPLDHKAGVSQPAVQPVVQPVVQPAVQPVVQPVVQPAVQPVVQPVVQPAVQIVQQPAYQHNAQQPQVVQPVSQVVVMQGHLPKDVPGQMKCPHCQTEVVTKTEYKIGILTWLIFGLLLFMGCWPCYVIPFFVKECKDVEHSCPTCNSVIHIHKYL is encoded by the exons ATGGAAAAGGGTCAGGCACCCAATACAGACTTACCAGCACCACCGTACCCCGGTCCCCCTTTGGACCACAAAGCTGGAGTCTCCCAACCAGCTGTTCAGCCTGTTGTTCAGCCTGTGGTTCAGCCAGCTGTTCAGCCTGTTGTTCAGCCTGTGGTTCAGCCAGCTGTTCAGCCTGTTGTTCAGCCTGTGGTTCAGCCAGCTGTTCAGATTG TTCAACAGCCTGCATACCAACACAATGCACAGCAACCTCAGGTCGTACAGCCAG TGAGTCAGGTGGTGGTGATGCAGGGTCATCTCCCAAAAGATGTTCCTGGACAGATGAAGTGTCCTCATTGCCAAACCGAAGTTGTGACTAAAACCGAGTACAAAATTGGGATCCTCACCTGGTTAATTTTTGGCCTATTACTATTCATGGG CTGCTGGCCTTGCTATGTGATCCCCTTCTTCGTCAAAGAATGCAAGGATGTGGAGCATTCCTGCCCCACCTGTAACAGCGTAATCCACATCCACAAGTACCTATGA